In Gemmata obscuriglobus, a single genomic region encodes these proteins:
- a CDS encoding glycosyltransferase family 4 protein, protein MNRPIIVLDGGGLDVPVPRNGQFRYVSDLLRGLADIAPPARFVFLGGTPEPQPEFAGVFEARSRWRYEHFPRTHGRGSMVLDQLRLAIVLWRLKADLCHSLHTALPVLAPCPVVGTVLDLMFELFPEYAQAVRSRPYRLFRWAARHQARRLVCISATTADDVKRLWRVPSSRIDVIQLGTNFLGHSTAVAVAEVLAHDRVVLSPYNLEPRKNLAGLLRAFARCRPACAQLVLYGRAAVTPQREAEFDALVAELGLAPKVIRVGYVTDAELRWLYRRASVFVFPSLYEGFGYPVLEAMAAGARVVARTASAPAEVVGPAGVLVETADPEQLASAIDRLLADSERASVLGRLAAARAEEYTVSRMAEQTWRVYQKALGRCDQT, encoded by the coding sequence ATGAACCGACCGATCATCGTTCTTGACGGCGGCGGGCTTGATGTTCCGGTCCCGAGGAACGGCCAGTTTCGCTACGTCTCAGACTTGCTTCGTGGATTGGCAGACATCGCCCCGCCTGCGCGGTTCGTATTCCTCGGTGGTACTCCAGAACCGCAGCCCGAATTTGCTGGCGTGTTCGAGGCCCGAAGCCGGTGGCGATACGAGCACTTTCCCCGCACGCACGGGCGGGGTTCAATGGTGCTCGACCAACTCCGCCTTGCGATTGTACTGTGGAGGCTGAAGGCTGACCTGTGTCACAGCCTGCACACCGCGCTGCCAGTTTTAGCCCCGTGCCCGGTTGTGGGGACCGTTCTTGATCTGATGTTCGAGCTGTTTCCCGAATACGCGCAGGCGGTACGGTCTCGTCCGTATCGGTTGTTCCGTTGGGCGGCGCGGCACCAGGCGCGGCGCCTCGTCTGCATCTCCGCGACCACGGCCGATGACGTGAAGCGGCTTTGGCGCGTGCCGTCGTCGCGGATTGATGTGATTCAACTGGGGACCAACTTTCTCGGCCACTCGACCGCAGTGGCCGTTGCAGAAGTTCTGGCGCACGATCGCGTGGTGCTTTCGCCGTACAACCTTGAGCCGCGTAAAAACCTTGCAGGGCTGCTGCGCGCCTTCGCCCGGTGTCGCCCGGCCTGTGCGCAACTCGTACTCTATGGCCGTGCCGCCGTCACGCCGCAACGCGAGGCCGAGTTTGATGCCTTAGTTGCTGAACTCGGTCTCGCGCCGAAGGTCATTCGTGTGGGCTATGTGACGGACGCAGAGCTCAGATGGTTGTATCGCCGGGCGTCCGTGTTTGTGTTCCCGAGTTTGTACGAAGGGTTTGGTTATCCGGTGCTTGAGGCGATGGCGGCGGGCGCGCGAGTGGTCGCGCGAACTGCCTCGGCTCCGGCCGAAGTGGTAGGCCCCGCGGGCGTGCTGGTCGAAACCGCCGATCCAGAGCAGTTGGCGAGCGCCATCGATCGGTTGTTAGCCGACAGCGAGCGCGCTTCTGTCCTCGGTCGGTTGGCGGCCGCACGGGCGGAGGAATATACCGTGAGCCGGATGGCTGAGCAGACGTGGCGGGTTTATCAGAAGGCGCTTGGCCGGTGCGACCAGACATAG
- a CDS encoding lipopolysaccharide biosynthesis protein translates to MSRTAKIARALTIGYGFQITVAIAGLMLTPFMLSRLGSVDYGRWLVAGQVLALMSLLDLGVTAVLPREVARAVGAVEPVGEVVRRARWLVWFQTPVVALAAIAVWMGVAFVRPELGEPLAIVLVGFVVQFPLRLYGAVLAGLQDLAFGSAIAAGAWAVTTVVSVGLVMAGYGLVALSVGWTAGQVAAVLATWMRVRMRFPAAQGVSGWPGRASLVRLIGPSLWTSIRQVSQLLLNGVELIVLGWVAGPTVVVAYVCTTKIVSLVNNQPYLLAISSLPAVAELHAAGNRERVWRACRALGLGMGMVSGLLMLAVLALNAAFVPLWVGPAQYVGPTVTFLAVVAMFVRHMACASGVVLAALRFDALMAVMGLLDGLVFVLSAALWVYLLGPVGVPLGSLTAACLVNGPVTLYVLRTGFGLAPVEVFRWLAPLIVRLAAVLIPFVAFGYSSMASDPAAAGVVAAVGFIVYAFALYPLLGRDPLRDYTRGFRVSVRRQLGFAPPASDALRAEAAPQGASAGESPAEPYAVQRTEPSGGSSIPPA, encoded by the coding sequence GTGAGTCGCACAGCGAAGATAGCCCGCGCACTGACCATCGGGTATGGGTTCCAAATCACAGTTGCGATTGCCGGGCTGATGTTGACCCCGTTCATGCTGTCGCGGCTTGGATCTGTGGACTACGGGCGGTGGTTAGTTGCGGGCCAGGTGCTGGCCTTAATGTCGCTGCTTGATCTCGGGGTGACGGCTGTGCTGCCGCGTGAGGTTGCACGGGCTGTAGGCGCTGTCGAACCCGTGGGAGAGGTGGTGCGTCGGGCCAGGTGGTTGGTCTGGTTCCAGACGCCAGTGGTTGCGCTGGCCGCGATTGCTGTGTGGATGGGGGTTGCATTTGTGCGTCCCGAGTTAGGTGAGCCGCTGGCCATCGTGTTAGTCGGATTTGTGGTCCAGTTCCCTCTGAGGTTGTACGGGGCCGTTCTCGCAGGGCTCCAGGATCTGGCGTTCGGATCTGCTATTGCGGCTGGGGCGTGGGCCGTGACAACGGTGGTGTCGGTGGGGCTTGTGATGGCCGGGTACGGGCTCGTTGCTCTGTCGGTGGGGTGGACTGCCGGGCAGGTAGCCGCGGTCCTGGCGACGTGGATGCGGGTGCGGATGAGATTCCCTGCGGCTCAAGGTGTCAGCGGGTGGCCTGGGCGTGCAAGCCTGGTGCGTCTGATCGGACCGAGCTTGTGGACGAGCATAAGGCAAGTGTCTCAGCTCCTTTTAAACGGGGTCGAGTTGATCGTGCTGGGATGGGTCGCTGGTCCGACTGTTGTGGTGGCTTACGTGTGTACCACTAAGATAGTGTCTTTGGTGAATAACCAGCCGTATTTGCTGGCGATCTCGTCACTGCCAGCGGTAGCTGAATTGCACGCGGCTGGAAACCGGGAGCGGGTGTGGCGGGCGTGCCGTGCGTTGGGACTGGGAATGGGGATGGTGAGTGGCCTCCTTATGCTTGCGGTGCTGGCGCTGAACGCCGCATTCGTTCCGCTGTGGGTCGGGCCGGCTCAATACGTCGGCCCTACGGTCACGTTCTTGGCGGTGGTTGCGATGTTCGTTCGGCATATGGCTTGTGCAAGCGGAGTGGTCCTGGCCGCCCTGAGGTTCGACGCATTGATGGCGGTTATGGGGTTGTTGGATGGATTGGTGTTTGTGCTTTCTGCTGCACTGTGGGTGTACCTGCTTGGACCGGTCGGGGTGCCACTCGGCTCTCTGACAGCCGCGTGCCTCGTGAACGGCCCGGTCACGCTGTACGTATTGCGTACCGGGTTCGGGCTCGCCCCTGTCGAGGTGTTCCGGTGGCTCGCTCCGCTCATCGTACGGTTAGCCGCAGTGCTGATTCCATTCGTGGCATTTGGCTACTCGTCAATGGCCAGTGATCCCGCAGCGGCCGGGGTAGTCGCGGCCGTTGGGTTTATTGTTTATGCCTTCGCGCTGTACCCGCTGCTTGGGCGTGACCCGCTGCGCGACTACACCCGGGGGTTCCGTGTGTCAGTCCGGCGCCAGTTGGGTTTTGCGCCTCCTGCGTCTGATGCGCTCCGCGCAGAGGCGGCTCCTCAAGGTGCTTCTGCTGGTGAATCGCCGGCAGAGCCGTACGCTGTTCAAAGAACTGAGCCGTCAGGCGGTTCAAGCATCCCTCCCGCGTAA